One Colius striatus isolate bColStr4 chromosome 7, bColStr4.1.hap1, whole genome shotgun sequence DNA segment encodes these proteins:
- the C7H15orf39 gene encoding uncharacterized protein C15orf39 homolog isoform X2 translates to MASKRHLESLDPVIFNKLPRLEMEPATSFPASLCKSSPVPNSTSENHFSYKGSYFACPLQSPDGPEQPLARWSPAATYLHYGTSVGSQPVPAEGPLMNCLLYRPESLGPRTQPPGAEKSKNSLMRELLMGREQWASPPPALGRPFLVKKPATVNKGAPLAVPRPVYRAPVCFMDPRMALPLVPRAESLQQRPGDADWALPAAALPSYPVPNGEPHGSTGLRKRGSYSDPGLPLLHSSLALPTKEKVGSPVAFSPYYAAFENYRGPPGPCFLEATCPTTHSQRKVSEVPSLSPEPWPKLQPPPTSPAYQERPPVPYPHTRHPLPLHKAAVLYHPLAPPGEAQPGSLPTAYKGFGFAGSGEPYPGSYLNPQAPRSYLPSPSDTYMPRAAGMAAALPTKPVALPLDAEPRWRTGYLPSPGFTFSPGDAAVFGTSFTSTEPGCEQHQADSPQQQSVVRHSSAFQPICTSEKVPEGSGGLKEIFLKREGGWVKPSQGEQASPYPGRRRASPTLQETTCGEPPAPIIVGKGDACKVMDADKELVPPPSTSSEGLKDLRDTEVSPSSPPMPVINNVFSLAPYQDYLAGNKGLAQVPFCREHLRGDTPCAQNTGDSVEPTAFRDISDTCSPLPVEMAAGQELKADSSVVQSPRKSSYTGVPEKPKLVPADRGSQEDSPGGVESGDLAPDNMVLDLSLKNKLEKVGKAQEPIGQVEGTPGREDVEKEKEGAEGKVEMREGAKPQGLPVLLEVGSGDQSKFQSSATFMFKKFKMLRSVPPRSVPPPRPPSSPRNPWPSPPPPAPSSSTLPASWTPPASPPASSPPALQPSPPALQPSPQPSTSALRGARPALLLLPLPQGPRALAEEGMLLPRQCEAPVLQPPSAGQYFTTMHAWLCDVISCSVSKSSPELLREWLKKVEPMEELTEMPKSPSKPKNGSRFPEAQKSTKGKEIWLAFQDVAALLANLLSQLETFMFARKCPFPHVVRAGAVFIPIHVVKEKLFPKLPGASVDQVLQEHKVELRPTTLSEERHLRDLELKSCTSRMLKLLALKQLPDIYPDLLNLHWHNSIRQQLGSGSQAGQHPSK, encoded by the exons ATGGCTTCGAAACGGCACTTGGAATCTCTGGACCCTGTGATTTTCAACAAGCTACCTCGTCTGGAGATGGAGCCTGCCACAAGCTTCCCCGCCAGCCTCTGCAAATCCAGCCCTGTGCCCAACTCCACCTCCGAAAACCATTTCAGCTACAAGGGCTCCTACTTCGCCTGCCCGCTGCAAAGCCCTGATGGCCCTGAGCAGCCCCTAGCTCGCTGGAGCCCGGCGGCTACCTACCTGCACTATGGGACCAGTGTGGGCAGCCAGCCCGTGCCGGCAGAGGGGCCGCTCATGAACTGCCTGCTGTACCGACCCGAGAGCCTGGGCCCCAGGACGCAGCCCCCAGGTGCCGAGAAGAGCAAGAACAGCCTGATGCGGGAGCTGCTGATGGGCAGGGAGCAGTGGGCCAGCCCGCCGCCGGCCCTGGGACGCCCCTTCCTGGTGAAGAAGCCAGCGACAGTGAACAAGGGGGCCCCACTGGCTGTCCCCAGGCCGGTGTACAGAGCCCCTGTGTGCTTCATGGACCCCAGGATGGCTCTGCCGCTGGTGCCCCGGGCAGAGAGCCTGCAGCAGAGACCGGGGGATGCAGACTGGGCTCTGCCTGCCGCTGCCCTCCCCAGCTACCCTGTCCCCAACGGCGAGCCCCACGGCAGCACTGGGCTGCGCAAGAGGGGTTCCTACTCCGACCCTGGCCTTCCGCTGCTGCACTCCAGCCTGGCGTTGCCCACCAAAGAGAAGGTGGGCTCTCCCGTTGCCTTCTCCCCCTATTACGCTGCCTTTGAGAACTACAGGGGTCCTCCTGGCCCCTGCTTCCTGGAAGCCACCTGCCCCACCACCCACAGCCAGAGGAAGGTGTCCGAGgtccccagcctcagcccagaGCCCTGGCCCAAGCTGCAGCCACCCCCTACCAGCCCGGCATACCAGGAGAGGCCACCAGTGCCGTACCCGCACACCCGCCACCCGCTGCCCCTCCACAAAGCCGCTGTCCTCTACCACCCCCTGGCTCCCCCTGGGGAGGCACAGCCCGGCTCTCTGCCCACCGCCTACAAAGGCTTCGGCTTCGCGGGAAGCGGGGAGCCCTATCCTGGCTCTTACCTTAACCCCCAGGCCCCAAGGAGctaccttcccagcccctcAGACACCTACATGCCAAGGGCAGCTGGCATGGCAGCGGCGCTGCCCACCAAGCCGGTGGCGCTGCCGTTGGATGCTGAGCCACGGTGGCGAACAGGCTACTTGCCCAGCCCTGGCTTTACCTTCAGCCCCGGTGATGCAGCTGTGTTTGGCACCTCTTTCACCAGCACGGAGCCGGGCTGCGAGCAGCACCAGGCTGACAGTCCCCAACAGCAGTCGGTGGTGAGGCACAGCAGCGCCTTCCAACCCATCTGCACCTCAGAGAAGGTGCCCGAGGGCTCTGGTGGGCTCAAAGAGATATTTCTCAAAAGAGAAGGGGGCTGGGTGAAACCCAGCCAGGGAGAGCAAGCGTCCCCTTACCCTGGGAGGAGAAGGGCCAGCCCAACCCTCCAGGAGACCACCTGCGGGGAACCACCGGCTCCCATCATTGTAGGGAAGGGAGATGCCTGCAAGGTCATGGATGCAGACAAGGAGCTTGTCCCTCCTCCATCCACCTCCTCAGAGGGGCTGAAAGACCTGAGGGACACTGAggtttctccttcctccccacctATGCCAGTGATCAACAATGTCTTCAGCCTGGCACCTTACCAAGACTACCTGGCGGGGAACAAGGGCTTGGCCCAGGTCCCATTCTGCAGGGAGCATCTGCGAGGAGACACCCCGTGTGCCCAAAACACGGGGGACAGCGTGGAGCCCACTGCCTTCAGAGACATCTCTGACACATGCAGCCCTCTGCCTGTGGAGATGGCAGCTGGCCAGGAGCTGAAGGCTGACAGCAGTGTGGTGCAGAGCCCAAGGAAAAGCTCTTACACGGGGGTCCCTGAAAAGCCAAAGCTTGTGCCTGCAGACCGAGGCTCTCAGGAGGACAGCCCTGGTGGGGTGGAGAGCGGGGACCTGGCCCCTGACAACATGGTGCTGGATCTCAGCTTGAAGAATAAACTGGAGAAAGTTGGGAAGGCTCAGGAACCCATTGGTCAGGTGGAGGGAACGCCAGGCAGAGAGGAtgtagagaaggagaaagagggtGCAGAGGGGAAGGTGGAGATGAGAGAGGGGGCCAAGCCCCaggggctgcctgtgctgcttgAGGTGGGGTCTGGGGACCAGAGCAAGTTCCAGAGCTCAGCTACCTTTATGTTCAAAAAATTCAAGATGCTGCGCTCCGTCCCGCCCAGGAGCGTGCCCCCCCCGCGGCCGCCCAGCAGCCCCCGCAACCCCTGGCCCAGCCCACCGCCACCGgccccctccagcagcaccttgcCAGCATCGTGGACCCCTCCTGCCTCCCCGCCggccagcagccccccagccctgcaacccagccccccagccctgcagcccagcccccagcccagcacctctGCTCTGCGGGGGGCTCGCCCGGCCCTGTTGCTGCTCCCACTGCCCCAAGGGCCCCGTGCGCTGGCAGAGGAGGGCATGCTGTTGCCCAGGCAGTGCGAGGCCCCTGTCCTGCAGCCCCCCTCTGCTGGGCAGTATTTCACCACCATGCATGCCTGGCTCTGTGACGTTATTTCATGCTCAGTGTCCAAGTCCTCCCCGGAGCTCCTGCGGGAGTGGCTGAAGAAGGTGGAGCCAATGGAGGAGCTCACAGAGATGCCCAAATCCCCCTCCAAACCCAAGAATGGCTCCAGGTTCCCTGAAGCTCAGAAGTCCACTAAAGGCAAGGAGATCTGGCTGGCTTTCCAGGATGTGGCTGCTCTCCTCGCCAACCTTCTTTCTCAGCTGGAGACCTTCATGTTTGCTCGCAAGTGTCCTTTCCCCCACGTAGTCCGGGCCGGGGCCGTCTTTATCCCCATCCATGTGGTGAAGGAGAAGCTCTTCCCCAAGCTGCCTGGGGCCTCGGTTGACCAAGTGCTGCAGGAGCACAAGGTGGAGCTGCGACCCACTACGCTCTCTGAGGAGAGGCACTTGAGGGACTTGGAGCTGAAGAGCTGCACCTCACGCATGCTGAAGCTCCTGGCGCTCAAGCAGCTCCCTGATATCTACCCGGATCTGCTGAACCTCCACTGGCACAACTCCATCAGGCAGCAGCTTG gttCAGGCTCGCAGGCTGGCCAGCATCCCTCCAAGTAG
- the C7H15orf39 gene encoding uncharacterized protein C15orf39 homolog isoform X1, translating to MASKRHLESLDPVIFNKLPRLEMEPATSFPASLCKSSPVPNSTSENHFSYKGSYFACPLQSPDGPEQPLARWSPAATYLHYGTSVGSQPVPAEGPLMNCLLYRPESLGPRTQPPGAEKSKNSLMRELLMGREQWASPPPALGRPFLVKKPATVNKGAPLAVPRPVYRAPVCFMDPRMALPLVPRAESLQQRPGDADWALPAAALPSYPVPNGEPHGSTGLRKRGSYSDPGLPLLHSSLALPTKEKVGSPVAFSPYYAAFENYRGPPGPCFLEATCPTTHSQRKVSEVPSLSPEPWPKLQPPPTSPAYQERPPVPYPHTRHPLPLHKAAVLYHPLAPPGEAQPGSLPTAYKGFGFAGSGEPYPGSYLNPQAPRSYLPSPSDTYMPRAAGMAAALPTKPVALPLDAEPRWRTGYLPSPGFTFSPGDAAVFGTSFTSTEPGCEQHQADSPQQQSVVRHSSAFQPICTSEKVPEGSGGLKEIFLKREGGWVKPSQGEQASPYPGRRRASPTLQETTCGEPPAPIIVGKGDACKVMDADKELVPPPSTSSEGLKDLRDTEVSPSSPPMPVINNVFSLAPYQDYLAGNKGLAQVPFCREHLRGDTPCAQNTGDSVEPTAFRDISDTCSPLPVEMAAGQELKADSSVVQSPRKSSYTGVPEKPKLVPADRGSQEDSPGGVESGDLAPDNMVLDLSLKNKLEKVGKAQEPIGQVEGTPGREDVEKEKEGAEGKVEMREGAKPQGLPVLLEVGSGDQSKFQSSATFMFKKFKMLRSVPPRSVPPPRPPSSPRNPWPSPPPPAPSSSTLPASWTPPASPPASSPPALQPSPPALQPSPQPSTSALRGARPALLLLPLPQGPRALAEEGMLLPRQCEAPVLQPPSAGQYFTTMHAWLCDVISCSVSKSSPELLREWLKKVEPMEELTEMPKSPSKPKNGSRFPEAQKSTKGKEIWLAFQDVAALLANLLSQLETFMFARKCPFPHVVRAGAVFIPIHVVKEKLFPKLPGASVDQVLQEHKVELRPTTLSEERHLRDLELKSCTSRMLKLLALKQLPDIYPDLLNLHWHNSIRQQLGSGSQAGQHPSK from the exons ATGGCTTCGAAACGGCACTTGGAATCTCTGGACCCTGTGATTTTCAACAAGCTACCTCGTCTGGAGATGGAGCCTGCCACAAGCTTCCCCGCCAGCCTCTGCAAATCCAGCCCTGTGCCCAACTCCACCTCCGAAAACCATTTCAGCTACAAGGGCTCCTACTTCGCCTGCCCGCTGCAAAGCCCTGATGGCCCTGAGCAGCCCCTAGCTCGCTGGAGCCCGGCGGCTACCTACCTGCACTATGGGACCAGTGTGGGCAGCCAGCCCGTGCCGGCAGAGGGGCCGCTCATGAACTGCCTGCTGTACCGACCCGAGAGCCTGGGCCCCAGGACGCAGCCCCCAGGTGCCGAGAAGAGCAAGAACAGCCTGATGCGGGAGCTGCTGATGGGCAGGGAGCAGTGGGCCAGCCCGCCGCCGGCCCTGGGACGCCCCTTCCTGGTGAAGAAGCCAGCGACAGTGAACAAGGGGGCCCCACTGGCTGTCCCCAGGCCGGTGTACAGAGCCCCTGTGTGCTTCATGGACCCCAGGATGGCTCTGCCGCTGGTGCCCCGGGCAGAGAGCCTGCAGCAGAGACCGGGGGATGCAGACTGGGCTCTGCCTGCCGCTGCCCTCCCCAGCTACCCTGTCCCCAACGGCGAGCCCCACGGCAGCACTGGGCTGCGCAAGAGGGGTTCCTACTCCGACCCTGGCCTTCCGCTGCTGCACTCCAGCCTGGCGTTGCCCACCAAAGAGAAGGTGGGCTCTCCCGTTGCCTTCTCCCCCTATTACGCTGCCTTTGAGAACTACAGGGGTCCTCCTGGCCCCTGCTTCCTGGAAGCCACCTGCCCCACCACCCACAGCCAGAGGAAGGTGTCCGAGgtccccagcctcagcccagaGCCCTGGCCCAAGCTGCAGCCACCCCCTACCAGCCCGGCATACCAGGAGAGGCCACCAGTGCCGTACCCGCACACCCGCCACCCGCTGCCCCTCCACAAAGCCGCTGTCCTCTACCACCCCCTGGCTCCCCCTGGGGAGGCACAGCCCGGCTCTCTGCCCACCGCCTACAAAGGCTTCGGCTTCGCGGGAAGCGGGGAGCCCTATCCTGGCTCTTACCTTAACCCCCAGGCCCCAAGGAGctaccttcccagcccctcAGACACCTACATGCCAAGGGCAGCTGGCATGGCAGCGGCGCTGCCCACCAAGCCGGTGGCGCTGCCGTTGGATGCTGAGCCACGGTGGCGAACAGGCTACTTGCCCAGCCCTGGCTTTACCTTCAGCCCCGGTGATGCAGCTGTGTTTGGCACCTCTTTCACCAGCACGGAGCCGGGCTGCGAGCAGCACCAGGCTGACAGTCCCCAACAGCAGTCGGTGGTGAGGCACAGCAGCGCCTTCCAACCCATCTGCACCTCAGAGAAGGTGCCCGAGGGCTCTGGTGGGCTCAAAGAGATATTTCTCAAAAGAGAAGGGGGCTGGGTGAAACCCAGCCAGGGAGAGCAAGCGTCCCCTTACCCTGGGAGGAGAAGGGCCAGCCCAACCCTCCAGGAGACCACCTGCGGGGAACCACCGGCTCCCATCATTGTAGGGAAGGGAGATGCCTGCAAGGTCATGGATGCAGACAAGGAGCTTGTCCCTCCTCCATCCACCTCCTCAGAGGGGCTGAAAGACCTGAGGGACACTGAggtttctccttcctccccacctATGCCAGTGATCAACAATGTCTTCAGCCTGGCACCTTACCAAGACTACCTGGCGGGGAACAAGGGCTTGGCCCAGGTCCCATTCTGCAGGGAGCATCTGCGAGGAGACACCCCGTGTGCCCAAAACACGGGGGACAGCGTGGAGCCCACTGCCTTCAGAGACATCTCTGACACATGCAGCCCTCTGCCTGTGGAGATGGCAGCTGGCCAGGAGCTGAAGGCTGACAGCAGTGTGGTGCAGAGCCCAAGGAAAAGCTCTTACACGGGGGTCCCTGAAAAGCCAAAGCTTGTGCCTGCAGACCGAGGCTCTCAGGAGGACAGCCCTGGTGGGGTGGAGAGCGGGGACCTGGCCCCTGACAACATGGTGCTGGATCTCAGCTTGAAGAATAAACTGGAGAAAGTTGGGAAGGCTCAGGAACCCATTGGTCAGGTGGAGGGAACGCCAGGCAGAGAGGAtgtagagaaggagaaagagggtGCAGAGGGGAAGGTGGAGATGAGAGAGGGGGCCAAGCCCCaggggctgcctgtgctgcttgAGGTGGGGTCTGGGGACCAGAGCAAGTTCCAGAGCTCAGCTACCTTTATGTTCAAAAAATTCAAGATGCTGCGCTCCGTCCCGCCCAGGAGCGTGCCCCCCCCGCGGCCGCCCAGCAGCCCCCGCAACCCCTGGCCCAGCCCACCGCCACCGgccccctccagcagcaccttgcCAGCATCGTGGACCCCTCCTGCCTCCCCGCCggccagcagccccccagccctgcaacccagccccccagccctgcagcccagcccccagcccagcacctctGCTCTGCGGGGGGCTCGCCCGGCCCTGTTGCTGCTCCCACTGCCCCAAGGGCCCCGTGCGCTGGCAGAGGAGGGCATGCTGTTGCCCAGGCAGTGCGAGGCCCCTGTCCTGCAGCCCCCCTCTGCTGGGCAGTATTTCACCACCATGCATGCCTGGCTCTGTGACGTTATTTCATGCTCAGTGTCCAAGTCCTCCCCGGAGCTCCTGCGGGAGTGGCTGAAGAAGGTGGAGCCAATGGAGGAGCTCACAGAGATGCCCAAATCCCCCTCCAAACCCAAGAATGGCTCCAGGTTCCCTGAAGCTCAGAAGTCCACTAAAGGCAAGGAGATCTGGCTGGCTTTCCAGGATGTGGCTGCTCTCCTCGCCAACCTTCTTTCTCAGCTGGAGACCTTCATGTTTGCTCGCAAGTGTCCTTTCCCCCACGTAGTCCGGGCCGGGGCCGTCTTTATCCCCATCCATGTGGTGAAGGAGAAGCTCTTCCCCAAGCTGCCTGGGGCCTCGGTTGACCAAGTGCTGCAGGAGCACAAGGTGGAGCTGCGACCCACTACGCTCTCTGAGGAGAGGCACTTGAGGGACTTGGAGCTGAAGAGCTGCACCTCACGCATGCTGAAGCTCCTGGCGCTCAAGCAGCTCCCTGATATCTACCCGGATCTGCTGAACCTCCACTGGCACAACTCCATCAGGCAGCAGCTTG gttCAGGCTCGCAGGCTGGCCAGCATCCCTCCAA GTAG